The genomic window CGGGCCGACGTGGCAGCCTGGCGCCGGCGGCATGTGCCTGCACACGATCATCCTGGACCCGGCGAACAAGGACCGGATCTACGTCGCCATCTCGGCGGCGGGCGCGTTCCGGAGCGACGACGCCGGCGCCAGCTGGCTGCCGATCAACAAGGGCCTGCGGTCCGGGGAGATCCCCGACCAGGACGCCGAGGTCGGCCACTGCGTGCACCACATCACCCAGCACCCGTCCCGGCCGGACACGCTGTTCATGCAGAAGCACTGGGACGTCATGCGCAGCGACGACGCCGGGGCGAACTGGCGCGAGGTCAGCGGCGACCTGCCGTCGGACTTCGGGTTCCCGATCGCGGTGCACGCGCACGAGCCGGAGACCATCTACGTCGTGCCGATCAAGAGCGATTCCGAGCACTTCCCGCCGGAGGGCAAGCTGCGCGTCTACCGCAGCCGCACCGGTGGCGAGCACTGGGAGCCGTTGACCAAGGGCCTGCCCCAGTCCGACTGCTATGTCAATGTGTACCGCGACGCGATGGCGGTCGACACGCTCGACCCGTGTGGGATCTACTTCGGCACCACCGGTGGCCAGGTCTACCACTCGGCGGACGGAGGCGACAGCTGGGCGCCCATCGTACGGGACCTGCCGGCCGTGCTCTCCGTGGAAGTCCAGGTGCTGCCGTGATCCGGGTCGTCCTCCCGGCGCACCTGAAGAACCTGGCTCACGTCCGCGGCGAGGTACGTCTCGAGCTGCCCGATCCGGGTACCGGCCCGGTCACCCAGCGCCTGGTGTTGGACACCCTCGAGGCGCGATACCCGATGCTGCTCGGCACGATCCGCGACCGCCACAGCGGCAAGCGCCGCGCGTTCGTCCGCTTCTACGCGTGCGAGGAGGACCTGTCCAACGACTCGCCCGACGCACCACTGCCTGAGCAGGTCATCGCCGGCGAGGAACCGTTCATCGTCCTCGGGGCGATGGCCGGGGGATAGCCCGGCATTCGGCGACAGGAGTTCGGATTTCCTGACCGAGCCGAAGGATCATGGCGTCGAGATCCAGGTGCTACCTGCGTGATCCGGATGGCTACCTGATCGAGCTGGGTCAGGGCACGGGGATCCTCGCCGAGACGGGTCGAGGCGCCTCCGCATGACCGGGCCGCGGAAGGTGTCCTTCAGCGCGACCCGGGCATGTCGACGGCGGGTCGAGGCCCGACGGGGGCCTACCGGCTGCTCTTGAGATTCCGGTGGAGTTTCTCAGGATCACGAACGAAGTCCATTCGTTTGTCCCGCGCCCGGGAGAGGTCGTCGATCATGTGCTGCACCTCGCCGGGGGTGAACCGTCGGTCCGCGTCGCCCTCCTTCTTCAGCCAGTTGATCACTTCGTCGTAGTTCTTCCAGTCCCGTTTGCCCATCAGACGCTCGATGTCGGAAATCTCGTAGTCCTTCTGCGTCGCCTGGCTGGCCGGGTCGTGGATCTTCATAACCTGCTCCTCCCGTGTGACGGTGCTTCGTCGCGCGAATGCCCGAGGCGTACGCGAGCAAACGCCTGAGGCCCGGAGCCAGGAGTACGGGACGCTCGGACAGGTGCCCCGCCGGAGACGCATGAGCTGCAGCGTTGGCCGCTGCCCGTTTCGGGGTACGCGGCGCGAATGGCCGAGCTACTGGAGGACGGCGACATCTACTTCCTCTACCGTCCCAGGGTCGAGGAGGAGCACGTCGACTCCCTGGAGGAGGTCCAGCGGCTGCTGGTGGTGATGCACCCGTGGCACGGCCGCCATCTGCGGCTACTCGTGGTCGGGCGTAAGCGCATGCCCGAGATCGACGAGCACGACCGCTTCTGGGCGTTCGTCGACGCGGTGGTGGACCGGCCTGAGCAGCTGCACGAGGCCCTGCAGGCACGGGAGTACCGGACGAGGACCCGTGGCAGGCGGGAGCAGCCGCCCGCCCGGCCGGCGGCGGAGGGGGCGTACGTGATCGCGCGGCACGACGACCACACCCATCTCGCGTACGAACTCGAACTGCCCACGCGTCCCGGCGAGGCGCAGCACGAACTCGGCATCGAGCCGGAGGCGAGCTACATCGTCACGGTGAAGAATCCGCAGGCACCCTCCCCGCCCGGAGTCGGCCTGCGTGGGTCCCAAAAGGTCAAGCTGCCCGCCGCGCTGCAGGGAAAGTTCCACAATCGTCGCTTCGCCCCGCTCGACCCGCCCGACTTTCTCGACCACCCCGGGACCGAGATGGTGCTCATCGGTGCGGCCCACGACGCCTCCGAGGAGTTGCGGATCGACCTGGACGCGGAGGTCGAGCGAGCGGAGCGGAGCACGATTTTCGGGGATCTGCGGATCGGACGCCGGGAGCGCCCCGTCGCTCCGCTCTTCACGGGTGAGTGGGCCTGAGTCCTCCGACTCAGGCGCCCTTACTACCGCTTCTTCTTGGGTTTGGGCGGCAGCGTCGCGACGTACGCCTGAGCTTTGTTGACCCACCCGGTCGCCTGCTCGGTGGTGAACGACGGGGGCAGCGACAGGTATCCACCCATCGGGCGCTCGGCTGGGCCGAACGGTTCCACGCCCTCGATCGTCGCCAGCTCGGCCAGGTCGTCGGCGGCGAGCTTCACCCCGACCGACGAGCCGAACAGCCCGGCGAACATGTTGCCGTTGACGAACGCGCCGAGATTGCCGAACATCGGCTTGACCTCGACCCCTGGGTCGTCAGGGATGACGGACCGGAAGAACTGCTTGTCAGCGTCGGTGGGCTTGGGCATCTGCATCGTCGGATCCTGTCATCCGGCCACGGGGCGACGGCCGGTGAAAGCGGCCAGCCGCTCCATCGGGTCGGCGCCCTTGGGCGCGGCGACCTCCTCGGCGAACGAGGAACCGCGGGCGCCGGGGACGAGCTGCTCGGCGAGCTTGTGGACGTAGGCCACGACCTCGTCACTGACGACCAGCGGCGTGCCGCTGCCCTGGGCCATGTCCCACGCGTGCAACAGGAATTCCACCGGCATGATGCCCGCCGCGAACGTGGCCGGCATCTCGCCGCCGCCGGGGGCGGGGACGGTGCCGTCGAGTCCGCGGGCGCGCCATCCCTCGATGGCCTGCGCCCCCATGGTGGCGACCCGGTTCTCCAGCGAACCCGTCTCGGGGTTCACGACCTCGACGCCGGCCATCGAGCCGAAGGCGACCATGGAGCCGAACAGGTGCTCGGCGAGGTCGTGGCAGGTGAAGTCCGCGCAGGGGGTCTGCTTGGGGCGGTCCTCGGAGGTCAGCTGGCGCAGGACCGTCTGGAGCACGGCCAGGGTGGCGTCGGCGGCGGACAGTTCGTCGAGCCGCTCGGGAGCGGCGGACCACTCGTCGGGGCCGGCGTCCCCGGCGATCGCGGCCTTCTCGAGGCGGCCGAAGTAGTGGTTCCAGCCCTCGGCGTGCATCGCCGCCTGCTCGTCGGTCAGCCCCTCGTGGGTGAGGGTGACCCGGGTGCCGTCGGCGACCGGCTCGATCGTGATCGAGACGGTCGAGGCGTCGGGGGCGAGGTCCGGGTTGCCTTCCCAACCCCAGCCGAACACGACACGCTTGCCGGGCTCGACCTCCCGGAACGTGCCGGCCGCCACGTGGCCGGGGGTGATGGTCCAGCGGTAGTCACCGCCCACGCGGAGGTCGACGCGGGCCGACACGGTCTGCCAGCGGCGCAGCCGCTCCGGCTCGGTGATGAGGGCGAATGCCTCGTCGATGTCGACGGGGAGGACGACGGTCTTGGTGAACATCAGTGACCTCTCTCGATCCGTTGAGATTTCAGGGCGCGTGCGTCGGCGACCAACAGGTCGAGCTCGGCGGTCCAGAACCGGTCGATCTCGGCCTGCAGCTGACGGAGTCCGTCGGGAACGACCCGGTAGATGCGTTCCCGGCCGACCTTCTCGGCCTCCACCAGGCCGACTTCCGCCAGTAGCAACAGATGCTGGGAGATCGCCGACCGGGTGACCGTGAACTCCGCCGCGATGCTGCTCACCGTGCGGGGCTGCGACGCGAGCAGCTGCAGGATCCGTCGCCGGGTGGGCTCAGCAGCGGCAGACAACGCGTCGATCACCTAAAACACGTTAGTGGTGGCTAACGCGTTTGTCAAAATGCTCCGCCGCGCCGCCGCGTCAGCCGCCACCGGACCGGGCGGAGACCACCGTCTCCGCCGAGGACGACCAGAACGTACGCCGTCGGGTCTTCTGCGACCTGCTGATGCCCGGCGGCCGGCGCTGCCTGCTCCGTGCCCGACCACGACGGCCCCCGCACCCGCCGGCTGCGGCGCTGACCCGGCCTCGCGACACCGGCCCAGCAATTCCGCGGGTGTGCCGGCGCCGCAAGCGGGTACGCGCCCTGCCGACTGGGACCCGGGGAGGCGTGGATGGCGATCGAGGCGCCGGACTACTTCCAGCCCGAGGGTGGGCTGGTGCTCACGCATCTGCTGATCGTGCGGGATGTGGACCGTTCACGGGAGTTCTACCGGCGGGTGCTGGGAGCGACGGTGGTGCGGGAACGCCAGCCGGCGATCCTGCGGTTCCACAACAGCTACATCGTGATCAACAGCGAAGGCGGTCCGACCGACGACAAGCCGGGCGTACGGGCACAGGCGCCGCCGGATCCGAACACGCTCAGCGGCGCGATGAACATCCGGGTCACTGACGTCCGAGCGGTCTATGAGCAGTGGCGGTCACGGGGTGGGGAGTTCCTGACCGAGCCGAAGGATCATGGCGTCGAGATCCGGTGCTACCTGCGGGATCCGGACGGCTACCTGATCGAGCTGGGGCAGGGCACCGGGATCCTCGCCGAGATGGGTCGGGCCGCCTCCGCCTGACCCTGGCCGCGCGGCCTCCGCAGGCGCCGTTTTGCCAGACATCGCTCGGGTAAGCGGCGCTCGTCGCCTCAACGGTGAGGACGCGACCCACGGTCCGGAAGGAGAACCCGTGAACTACGCCGAGTTTCTCGAAGCGGTGGGAAAGCGGGCGGGAATGCCAGCGGCGGAGGCGGCGAACGTCATCCGAGCCACCCTCACGACATTGGCGGAACGGGTCAGTGGCGGCGAGGCCCGCGACCTGGCCGCGCAGCTCCCCGAGGAGTTCCGAGGGTACCTGCACAAGGAAGTGGACTTCGGCGAACGGCTCGATCTCGTGGAGTTCCTCAATGAGGTACGGGCGCGCACGGGAATGGATGACCAGCGGGCCGCTGAGGGAGCCCGCGCGGTATTGGCCACCCTGCGCGAGGCGGTGAGCGCCGAAGAACTCAAGGACCTGGAATCCGAGCTGCCAAAGGACATCCGGCAGCTGCTTCATCCGGTACGCCGAGTCGGAGCGTGATTCGACCCCAATCCCTGCAGAACTACCGCCTGCCCCGACTGCGGGCAGGCGGTAGTTCACATCACGCTGCGGGCCGCGGTGGGACCCCGTACAGCGGCGGGCGCCTCACCGGCCCCGGCCGGGCCGGGCTACCAGGGTGCGGGCGCCCCAGCCGGGCTTGAACTGACGCTGGCGGCGAAGTGGCTGAGCGGGGATGATCGAGGTTCATTGCGAGGAAACTCCGGATCAGCCGATCGGGGGCGGGGAAGTGGGTCGACGCCGATGACCCCGACGCAGCTGCGCGCATATGTCGCGGTGGTCCGGCTG from Micromonospora kangleipakensis includes these protein-coding regions:
- a CDS encoding WD40/YVTN/BNR-like repeat-containing protein — its product is MSGVRVLVGTRKGAFTLTSDGRRGDWMVDGPHFGGWEIFHLAGSPADPNRLYASQSGGWFGQLIQRSDDGGKTWTPVGNDFAYSGEVGEHLWYDGTPRPWEFKRIWHLEPSRDDPDTVYAGAEDAALYVSTDGGLKWKELTALRTHPTGPTWQPGAGGMCLHTIILDPANKDRIYVAISAAGAFRSDDAGASWLPINKGLRSGEIPDQDAEVGHCVHHITQHPSRPDTLFMQKHWDVMRSDDAGANWREVSGDLPSDFGFPIAVHAHEPETIYVVPIKSDSEHFPPEGKLRVYRSRTGGEHWEPLTKGLPQSDCYVNVYRDAMAVDTLDPCGIYFGTTGGQVYHSADGGDSWAPIVRDLPAVLSVEVQVLP
- a CDS encoding MoaD/ThiS family protein, producing MIRVVLPAHLKNLAHVRGEVRLELPDPGTGPVTQRLVLDTLEARYPMLLGTIRDRHSGKRRAFVRFYACEEDLSNDSPDAPLPEQVIAGEEPFIVLGAMAGG
- a CDS encoding TfoX/Sxy family protein, which codes for MQMPKPTDADKQFFRSVIPDDPGVEVKPMFGNLGAFVNGNMFAGLFGSSVGVKLAADDLAELATIEGVEPFGPAERPMGGYLSLPPSFTTEQATGWVNKAQAYVATLPPKPKKKR
- a CDS encoding TIGR03086 family metal-binding protein, with protein sequence MFTKTVVLPVDIDEAFALITEPERLRRWQTVSARVDLRVGGDYRWTITPGHVAAGTFREVEPGKRVVFGWGWEGNPDLAPDASTVSITIEPVADGTRVTLTHEGLTDEQAAMHAEGWNHYFGRLEKAAIAGDAGPDEWSAAPERLDELSAADATLAVLQTVLRQLTSEDRPKQTPCADFTCHDLAEHLFGSMVAFGSMAGVEVVNPETGSLENRVATMGAQAIEGWRARGLDGTVPAPGGGEMPATFAAGIMPVEFLLHAWDMAQGSGTPLVVSDEVVAYVHKLAEQLVPGARGSSFAEEVAAPKGADPMERLAAFTGRRPVAG
- a CDS encoding ArsR/SmtB family transcription factor, with translation MIDALSAAAEPTRRRILQLLASQPRTVSSIAAEFTVTRSAISQHLLLLAEVGLVEAEKVGRERIYRVVPDGLRQLQAEIDRFWTAELDLLVADARALKSQRIERGH
- a CDS encoding VOC family protein, producing the protein MAIEAPDYFQPEGGLVLTHLLIVRDVDRSREFYRRVLGATVVRERQPAILRFHNSYIVINSEGGPTDDKPGVRAQAPPDPNTLSGAMNIRVTDVRAVYEQWRSRGGEFLTEPKDHGVEIRCYLRDPDGYLIELGQGTGILAEMGRAASA
- a CDS encoding DUF2267 domain-containing protein yields the protein MNYAEFLEAVGKRAGMPAAEAANVIRATLTTLAERVSGGEARDLAAQLPEEFRGYLHKEVDFGERLDLVEFLNEVRARTGMDDQRAAEGARAVLATLREAVSAEELKDLESELPKDIRQLLHPVRRVGA